A genomic segment from Oncorhynchus keta strain PuntledgeMale-10-30-2019 chromosome 9, Oket_V2, whole genome shotgun sequence encodes:
- the arl15b gene encoding ADP-ribosylation factor-like protein 15 isoform X1 gives MSECMHLTLCICRIGAYTCFRTLCCKGQPPPRPEYDLVCIGLTGSGKTSLLSRLCSEATDNIGPTTGFSIKAVPFQNAILNVKELGGADSIKKYWSRYYQGSQGVVFVLDSASTDEDLEMARTELHSALQHPQLCTLPFLILANHQDKPAARTTQEIKKYFELEPLARGKSWILEGSSVDNIDAVKQSFTQLIELLEDKDQDTGRI, from the exons TGTTTCAGGACACTGTGCTGTAAAGGACAGCCCCCTCCCAGACCAGAGTATGACCTGGTGTGTATTGGACTCACAGGCTCTGGGAAGACCAGCCTACTGTCAAGACTCTGCAGTGAAGCCACAGACAACATTGGGCCAACCACGG GTTTCAGCATCAAAGCTGTTCCATTCCAGAATGCCATTCTGAACGTGAAAGAGCTCGGAG GAGCGGACTCGATAAAAAAGTACTGGTCGCGGTACTACCAGGGTTCCCAGGGGGTGGTGTTTGTCCTGGACAGCGCCTCCACAGACGAGGATCTGGAGATGGCCCGAACTGAGCTTCACTCTGCCCTGCAGCACCCCCAGCTCTGTACCCTGCCCTTCCTCATACTGGCCAACCACCAGGACAAACCAGCTGCTCGCACCACACAAGAG ATAAAGAAGTATTTTGAGCTGGAGCCTCTGGCCCGAGGGAAGAGCTGGATTCTAGAGGGCAGCTCAGTGGACAACATTGATGCCGTGAAACAGAGCTTCACTCAGCTTATTGAGCTGCTGGAGGACAAGGACCAAGACACGGGCAGGATATGA
- the arl15b gene encoding ADP-ribosylation factor-like protein 15 isoform X2 — protein MDYLCFRTLCCKGQPPPRPEYDLVCIGLTGSGKTSLLSRLCSEATDNIGPTTGFSIKAVPFQNAILNVKELGGADSIKKYWSRYYQGSQGVVFVLDSASTDEDLEMARTELHSALQHPQLCTLPFLILANHQDKPAARTTQEIKKYFELEPLARGKSWILEGSSVDNIDAVKQSFTQLIELLEDKDQDTGRI, from the exons TGTTTCAGGACACTGTGCTGTAAAGGACAGCCCCCTCCCAGACCAGAGTATGACCTGGTGTGTATTGGACTCACAGGCTCTGGGAAGACCAGCCTACTGTCAAGACTCTGCAGTGAAGCCACAGACAACATTGGGCCAACCACGG GTTTCAGCATCAAAGCTGTTCCATTCCAGAATGCCATTCTGAACGTGAAAGAGCTCGGAG GAGCGGACTCGATAAAAAAGTACTGGTCGCGGTACTACCAGGGTTCCCAGGGGGTGGTGTTTGTCCTGGACAGCGCCTCCACAGACGAGGATCTGGAGATGGCCCGAACTGAGCTTCACTCTGCCCTGCAGCACCCCCAGCTCTGTACCCTGCCCTTCCTCATACTGGCCAACCACCAGGACAAACCAGCTGCTCGCACCACACAAGAG ATAAAGAAGTATTTTGAGCTGGAGCCTCTGGCCCGAGGGAAGAGCTGGATTCTAGAGGGCAGCTCAGTGGACAACATTGATGCCGTGAAACAGAGCTTCACTCAGCTTATTGAGCTGCTGGAGGACAAGGACCAAGACACGGGCAGGATATGA